In a genomic window of Brassica rapa cultivar Chiifu-401-42 chromosome A10, CAAS_Brap_v3.01, whole genome shotgun sequence:
- the LOC103844540 gene encoding BTB/POZ domain-containing protein At1g03010 isoform X2: MGLVTVGELKPTFTGKRGFRLNSSIRHASEWPISDVSSDLTVQVGSSSFCLHKFPLVSRSGKIRKLLTDSKTFSISLPSVPGGAEAFELAAKFCYGINIEINLLNVAKLRCASHYLEMTEEFSEENLAIKTEHFFKETILPSISNSILALHHCEALVPVSEDLNLVNRLVIAIANNACKEQLTSGLLKLDYTFSGANIEPETPLDWWGKSLAVLNLDFFQRVVSAVKSKGLRQDVISKILISYTNKSLQGLIIRDPKLDKERVIDLESKKKQRMIVETIVRLLPTQGRRSSVPMAFLSSLLKMVIATSSGSCRSELERRIGLQLDQAILEDVLIPTNLNGNNNTMYDTDSILRIFSIFLNLDEEDDDEEQDQHHRNRFGDETEMIYDFDSPKQSSILKVSKLMDNYLAEIALDPNLTTSKFIALAELLPDHARIISDGLYRAVDIYLKVHPNIKDSERYRLCKTIDSQKLSQEACSHAAQNERLPVQMAVQVLYFEQIRLRNAMSSSIGSTQFLFSGNCHQFPQRAGSGAGSGAISPRDNYASVRRENRELKLEVARMRMRLTDLEKDHISIKQELVKSNPGTKLFKSFAKKISKLNSLFSFSSLKPSLSAKASTDSRFLFQRKRRHSVS; the protein is encoded by the exons ATGGGACTTGTTACGGTCGGAGAACTGAAGCCAACTTTCACAGGAAAGAGAGGGTTTCGTCTGAATTCGAGCATCAGACATGCTTCTGAGTg GCCTATATCTGATGTCTCTAGTGATCTTACAGTTCAAGTTGGATCTTCAAGTTTCTGTCTTCATAag TTTCCTCTTGTGTCTCGAAGTGGAAAGATCCGGAAGCTTCTCACGGATTCAAAAACCTTTAGCATCTCTCTCCCAAGTGTTCCTGGAGGAGCCGAGGCCTTTGAGCTCGCAGCTAAGTTCTGCTACGGAATCAACATTGAGATCAACCTTCTCAACGTAGCTAAGCTTCGTTGCGCATCTCATTACCTAGAGATGACTGAGGAGTTCTCAGAGGAGAATCTCGCTATCAAAACAGAACACTTCTTCAAAGAAACGATCCTCCCAAGCATCTCCAACTCCATCCTCGCTCTACATCACTGTGAAGCCCTTGTCCCAGTCTCCGAGGATCTCAACTTGGTGAACCGTTTAGTCATAGCTATCGCCAACAACGCCTGCAAAGAACAGCTCACCTCGGGTCTACTAAAGCTAGATTACACGTTTTCGGGTGCCAACATCGAACCGGAGACTCCGTTAGACTGGTGGGGGAAGTCGCTAGCTGTTTTGAATCTTGACTTCTTCCAGAGAGTTGTCTCTGCGGTTAAGTCTAAAGGGCTTAGACAAGACGTGATCAGCAAGATACTGATCAGTTACACGAACAAGTCTCTTCAAGGGCTAATCATTCGCGATCCAAAGCTTGATAAAGAAAGGGTTATCGATTTGGaatcaaagaagaaacaaagaatGATTGTAGAAACAATCGTTAGGTTACTTCCTACGCAAGGAAGAAGAAGCTCTGTTCCGATGGCGTTTCTCTCAAGTCTTCTCAAAATGGTCATCGCTACATCATCAGGATCATGTAGATCAGAGTTAGAACGAAGGATAGGTCTTCAGCTAGACCAAGCCATCCTCGAAGATGTCTTGATTCCGacaaatctcaacggaaacaaCAACACGATGTACGACACTGATTCGATCTTGAGAATCTTCTCTATATTCTTAAACCTAGACGAAGAAGACGACGATGAAGAACAAGATCAACATCATCGTAACCGTTTTGGAGACGAAACAGAGATGATTTACGATTTCGACTCTCCAAAGCAGAGCTCCATCTTGAAAGTATCGAAGCTAATGGATAACTACTTAGCAGAGATAGCTTTGGACCCGAACCTAACGACTTCAAAGTTCATTGCCTTAGCAGAGCTCTTACCAGATCATGCACGTATCATCAGTGATGGACTATATCGAGCCGTTGACATCTATCTCAAA GTTCATCCGAATATAAAGGATTCAGAGCGTTATCGTTTATGTAAGACGATAGATTCGCAGAAACTATCACAAGAAGCTTGTAGCCATGCAGCGCAGAACGAGAGGCTGCCTGTGCAAATGGCGGTGCAGGTGTTGTACTTTGAGCAGATTAGACTCAGAAATGCTATGAGCAGCAGCATTGGTTCTACTCAGTTTCTGTTCAGTGGTAACTGTCATCAGTTTCCTCAACGAGCAGGAAGTGGAGCAG GAAGTGGAGCGATATCTCCAAGAGATAACTATGCGTCGGTGAGAAGAGAAAACAGAGAGCTAAAGCTTGAAGTTGCGAGGATGAGGATGAGATTAACGGATCTAGAGAAAGATCACATCTCTATTAAACAAGAGCTTGTTAAATCCAATCCAGGGACTAAGCTTTTCAAGTCATTTGCTAAAAAAATAAGCAAACTCAATT
- the LOC103844540 gene encoding BTB/POZ domain-containing protein At1g03010 isoform X1, translating to MIVLLFPYPIIFSVGSHGIQKQFLYDHQVQLHTHLFYFIIQKSFLLKLMSLFICSCRPISDVSSDLTVQVGSSSFCLHKFPLVSRSGKIRKLLTDSKTFSISLPSVPGGAEAFELAAKFCYGINIEINLLNVAKLRCASHYLEMTEEFSEENLAIKTEHFFKETILPSISNSILALHHCEALVPVSEDLNLVNRLVIAIANNACKEQLTSGLLKLDYTFSGANIEPETPLDWWGKSLAVLNLDFFQRVVSAVKSKGLRQDVISKILISYTNKSLQGLIIRDPKLDKERVIDLESKKKQRMIVETIVRLLPTQGRRSSVPMAFLSSLLKMVIATSSGSCRSELERRIGLQLDQAILEDVLIPTNLNGNNNTMYDTDSILRIFSIFLNLDEEDDDEEQDQHHRNRFGDETEMIYDFDSPKQSSILKVSKLMDNYLAEIALDPNLTTSKFIALAELLPDHARIISDGLYRAVDIYLKVHPNIKDSERYRLCKTIDSQKLSQEACSHAAQNERLPVQMAVQVLYFEQIRLRNAMSSSIGSTQFLFSGNCHQFPQRAGSGAGSGAISPRDNYASVRRENRELKLEVARMRMRLTDLEKDHISIKQELVKSNPGTKLFKSFAKKISKLNSLFSFSSLKPSLSAKASTDSRFLFQRKRRHSVS from the exons ATGATAGTTTTACTGTTTCCTtatcctataatctttagcgTTGGGAGTCATGGAATACAGAAGCAGTTCTTATATGATCATCAAGTTCAACTCCATACACATCTTTTTTACTTCATTATTCAGAAATCATTTTTATTGAAATTAATGAGTTTGTTTATATGTTCTTGCAGGCCTATATCTGATGTCTCTAGTGATCTTACAGTTCAAGTTGGATCTTCAAGTTTCTGTCTTCATAag TTTCCTCTTGTGTCTCGAAGTGGAAAGATCCGGAAGCTTCTCACGGATTCAAAAACCTTTAGCATCTCTCTCCCAAGTGTTCCTGGAGGAGCCGAGGCCTTTGAGCTCGCAGCTAAGTTCTGCTACGGAATCAACATTGAGATCAACCTTCTCAACGTAGCTAAGCTTCGTTGCGCATCTCATTACCTAGAGATGACTGAGGAGTTCTCAGAGGAGAATCTCGCTATCAAAACAGAACACTTCTTCAAAGAAACGATCCTCCCAAGCATCTCCAACTCCATCCTCGCTCTACATCACTGTGAAGCCCTTGTCCCAGTCTCCGAGGATCTCAACTTGGTGAACCGTTTAGTCATAGCTATCGCCAACAACGCCTGCAAAGAACAGCTCACCTCGGGTCTACTAAAGCTAGATTACACGTTTTCGGGTGCCAACATCGAACCGGAGACTCCGTTAGACTGGTGGGGGAAGTCGCTAGCTGTTTTGAATCTTGACTTCTTCCAGAGAGTTGTCTCTGCGGTTAAGTCTAAAGGGCTTAGACAAGACGTGATCAGCAAGATACTGATCAGTTACACGAACAAGTCTCTTCAAGGGCTAATCATTCGCGATCCAAAGCTTGATAAAGAAAGGGTTATCGATTTGGaatcaaagaagaaacaaagaatGATTGTAGAAACAATCGTTAGGTTACTTCCTACGCAAGGAAGAAGAAGCTCTGTTCCGATGGCGTTTCTCTCAAGTCTTCTCAAAATGGTCATCGCTACATCATCAGGATCATGTAGATCAGAGTTAGAACGAAGGATAGGTCTTCAGCTAGACCAAGCCATCCTCGAAGATGTCTTGATTCCGacaaatctcaacggaaacaaCAACACGATGTACGACACTGATTCGATCTTGAGAATCTTCTCTATATTCTTAAACCTAGACGAAGAAGACGACGATGAAGAACAAGATCAACATCATCGTAACCGTTTTGGAGACGAAACAGAGATGATTTACGATTTCGACTCTCCAAAGCAGAGCTCCATCTTGAAAGTATCGAAGCTAATGGATAACTACTTAGCAGAGATAGCTTTGGACCCGAACCTAACGACTTCAAAGTTCATTGCCTTAGCAGAGCTCTTACCAGATCATGCACGTATCATCAGTGATGGACTATATCGAGCCGTTGACATCTATCTCAAA GTTCATCCGAATATAAAGGATTCAGAGCGTTATCGTTTATGTAAGACGATAGATTCGCAGAAACTATCACAAGAAGCTTGTAGCCATGCAGCGCAGAACGAGAGGCTGCCTGTGCAAATGGCGGTGCAGGTGTTGTACTTTGAGCAGATTAGACTCAGAAATGCTATGAGCAGCAGCATTGGTTCTACTCAGTTTCTGTTCAGTGGTAACTGTCATCAGTTTCCTCAACGAGCAGGAAGTGGAGCAG GAAGTGGAGCGATATCTCCAAGAGATAACTATGCGTCGGTGAGAAGAGAAAACAGAGAGCTAAAGCTTGAAGTTGCGAGGATGAGGATGAGATTAACGGATCTAGAGAAAGATCACATCTCTATTAAACAAGAGCTTGTTAAATCCAATCCAGGGACTAAGCTTTTCAAGTCATTTGCTAAAAAAATAAGCAAACTCAATT
- the LOC103844540 gene encoding BTB/POZ domain-containing protein At1g03010 isoform X3: MEYRSSSYMIIKPISDVSSDLTVQVGSSSFCLHKFPLVSRSGKIRKLLTDSKTFSISLPSVPGGAEAFELAAKFCYGINIEINLLNVAKLRCASHYLEMTEEFSEENLAIKTEHFFKETILPSISNSILALHHCEALVPVSEDLNLVNRLVIAIANNACKEQLTSGLLKLDYTFSGANIEPETPLDWWGKSLAVLNLDFFQRVVSAVKSKGLRQDVISKILISYTNKSLQGLIIRDPKLDKERVIDLESKKKQRMIVETIVRLLPTQGRRSSVPMAFLSSLLKMVIATSSGSCRSELERRIGLQLDQAILEDVLIPTNLNGNNNTMYDTDSILRIFSIFLNLDEEDDDEEQDQHHRNRFGDETEMIYDFDSPKQSSILKVSKLMDNYLAEIALDPNLTTSKFIALAELLPDHARIISDGLYRAVDIYLKVHPNIKDSERYRLCKTIDSQKLSQEACSHAAQNERLPVQMAVQVLYFEQIRLRNAMSSSIGSTQFLFSGNCHQFPQRAGSGAGSGAISPRDNYASVRRENRELKLEVARMRMRLTDLEKDHISIKQELVKSNPGTKLFKSFAKKISKLNSLFSFSSLKPSLSAKASTDSRFLFQRKRRHSVS; encoded by the exons ATGGAATACAGAAGCAGTTCTTATATGATCATCAA GCCTATATCTGATGTCTCTAGTGATCTTACAGTTCAAGTTGGATCTTCAAGTTTCTGTCTTCATAag TTTCCTCTTGTGTCTCGAAGTGGAAAGATCCGGAAGCTTCTCACGGATTCAAAAACCTTTAGCATCTCTCTCCCAAGTGTTCCTGGAGGAGCCGAGGCCTTTGAGCTCGCAGCTAAGTTCTGCTACGGAATCAACATTGAGATCAACCTTCTCAACGTAGCTAAGCTTCGTTGCGCATCTCATTACCTAGAGATGACTGAGGAGTTCTCAGAGGAGAATCTCGCTATCAAAACAGAACACTTCTTCAAAGAAACGATCCTCCCAAGCATCTCCAACTCCATCCTCGCTCTACATCACTGTGAAGCCCTTGTCCCAGTCTCCGAGGATCTCAACTTGGTGAACCGTTTAGTCATAGCTATCGCCAACAACGCCTGCAAAGAACAGCTCACCTCGGGTCTACTAAAGCTAGATTACACGTTTTCGGGTGCCAACATCGAACCGGAGACTCCGTTAGACTGGTGGGGGAAGTCGCTAGCTGTTTTGAATCTTGACTTCTTCCAGAGAGTTGTCTCTGCGGTTAAGTCTAAAGGGCTTAGACAAGACGTGATCAGCAAGATACTGATCAGTTACACGAACAAGTCTCTTCAAGGGCTAATCATTCGCGATCCAAAGCTTGATAAAGAAAGGGTTATCGATTTGGaatcaaagaagaaacaaagaatGATTGTAGAAACAATCGTTAGGTTACTTCCTACGCAAGGAAGAAGAAGCTCTGTTCCGATGGCGTTTCTCTCAAGTCTTCTCAAAATGGTCATCGCTACATCATCAGGATCATGTAGATCAGAGTTAGAACGAAGGATAGGTCTTCAGCTAGACCAAGCCATCCTCGAAGATGTCTTGATTCCGacaaatctcaacggaaacaaCAACACGATGTACGACACTGATTCGATCTTGAGAATCTTCTCTATATTCTTAAACCTAGACGAAGAAGACGACGATGAAGAACAAGATCAACATCATCGTAACCGTTTTGGAGACGAAACAGAGATGATTTACGATTTCGACTCTCCAAAGCAGAGCTCCATCTTGAAAGTATCGAAGCTAATGGATAACTACTTAGCAGAGATAGCTTTGGACCCGAACCTAACGACTTCAAAGTTCATTGCCTTAGCAGAGCTCTTACCAGATCATGCACGTATCATCAGTGATGGACTATATCGAGCCGTTGACATCTATCTCAAA GTTCATCCGAATATAAAGGATTCAGAGCGTTATCGTTTATGTAAGACGATAGATTCGCAGAAACTATCACAAGAAGCTTGTAGCCATGCAGCGCAGAACGAGAGGCTGCCTGTGCAAATGGCGGTGCAGGTGTTGTACTTTGAGCAGATTAGACTCAGAAATGCTATGAGCAGCAGCATTGGTTCTACTCAGTTTCTGTTCAGTGGTAACTGTCATCAGTTTCCTCAACGAGCAGGAAGTGGAGCAG GAAGTGGAGCGATATCTCCAAGAGATAACTATGCGTCGGTGAGAAGAGAAAACAGAGAGCTAAAGCTTGAAGTTGCGAGGATGAGGATGAGATTAACGGATCTAGAGAAAGATCACATCTCTATTAAACAAGAGCTTGTTAAATCCAATCCAGGGACTAAGCTTTTCAAGTCATTTGCTAAAAAAATAAGCAAACTCAATT